In a genomic window of Campylobacter showae CSUNSWCD:
- a CDS encoding helix-turn-helix transcriptional regulator: MKVEFKDILRANEQEFAQNSVRYGQSAWQEQDRKCKIEFFKGASGASYCRSEIICNKSVKRRLERGAGYCFLLFNDARGDAGLKADKKTFYLKAGEFWMGRVDSGFEGICEYQSNNYTGRCIVLKNELADELAAFKNLGEENEICIQTAKINLAQSMILRELLTASELEGKMREIFMEAKILELIYKSLGAPKTPEADEKKRDFSDEYVKILNKARQILLSDVQNPPSIKELARACATNEFKLKKGFKSYFGDTIYGLLASERLNAAKKLLERGDIGVSEAAKIVGYASAPHFAKIFREKFGVLPTQILKQKKFYT, from the coding sequence ATGAAGGTCGAGTTTAAAGATATTTTACGCGCAAACGAGCAAGAATTCGCGCAAAATTCGGTGCGCTACGGACAAAGCGCATGGCAAGAGCAAGATAGAAAATGTAAGATTGAGTTTTTTAAAGGCGCAAGTGGCGCAAGCTACTGCAGAAGCGAAATAATCTGCAATAAAAGCGTAAAAAGACGGCTTGAAAGAGGCGCTGGCTACTGCTTTTTGCTCTTTAACGACGCAAGAGGAGACGCCGGGCTTAAAGCGGATAAAAAAACTTTTTATCTAAAGGCCGGAGAGTTTTGGATGGGACGCGTGGATAGCGGATTTGAGGGTATCTGCGAGTATCAGAGCAATAACTATACAGGACGATGTATCGTACTAAAAAACGAACTAGCCGACGAGCTGGCGGCATTTAAAAACCTAGGCGAAGAAAACGAAATCTGCATCCAAACGGCTAAGATAAATTTAGCCCAAAGCATGATTTTACGGGAGCTTTTAACTGCGAGCGAGCTTGAGGGCAAGATGCGAGAAATCTTCATGGAAGCTAAAATTTTAGAGCTAATCTACAAAAGCTTAGGCGCGCCTAAAACGCCCGAAGCCGATGAAAAAAAGCGCGATTTTAGCGACGAATACGTAAAAATTTTAAATAAAGCGAGGCAAATTTTACTAAGCGATGTCCAAAATCCGCCCAGCATAAAAGAGCTAGCCAGAGCGTGCGCGACGAATGAATTTAAGCTAAAAAAAGGCTTTAAAAGCTATTTTGGCGATACGATCTACGGGCTGCTAGCAAGCGAGCGTCTAAACGCTGCGAAAAAGCTCTTAGAGCGCGGGGATATCGGCGTGAGCGAAGCCGCAAAAATCGTCGGATATGCCAGCGCTCCGCATTTTGCAAAGATTTTTAGAGAAAAATTCGGCGTTTTGCCGACGCAAATTTTAAAACAAAAGAAATTTTATACGTAA
- the hemW gene encoding radical SAM family heme chaperone HemW, with protein sequence MLLYVHIPFCESKCPYCAFGSVVGKRNLTGAYFDAMIADFREQILKFDVKNGDIETVFIGGGTPSAVDGGYYERLFEAVAPYLAKDAEITTEANPNSASLAWLSQMKSYGVNRVSFGAQSFFEDKLKFLGRIHDARQIYEAVANAKTAGLENINVDLIYGTKLDTKKRLEQEAQNIRNLGVSHVSAYSLTLEENTPFASKINYAKDSPRLAKFMIDRIEETGLKQYEISNFGQICKHNLGYWQAKFYLALGAYAVGFWLVHRFYNASNLNAYVKNPHAKKIENLSADELNLERIFLGARSIVGIEQSSLNAEQEQRAQLLKNSGKLKFKNGRYYAKNFLTADEISLFIAG encoded by the coding sequence ATGCTTCTTTACGTCCACATCCCGTTTTGCGAGAGCAAATGTCCATACTGCGCCTTTGGCTCGGTCGTTGGCAAACGAAATTTAACCGGCGCGTATTTTGACGCGATGATTGCGGATTTTAGGGAGCAGATTTTAAAATTTGACGTGAAAAACGGCGATATCGAGACGGTTTTTATCGGCGGAGGGACGCCTAGCGCCGTGGACGGGGGCTACTATGAGCGGCTATTTGAGGCGGTCGCGCCATATCTGGCAAAGGACGCCGAGATCACGACGGAGGCAAATCCAAACTCGGCAAGCCTAGCGTGGCTCTCGCAGATGAAATCATACGGCGTAAATCGCGTGAGCTTCGGCGCTCAAAGCTTTTTTGAGGATAAATTAAAATTCCTCGGGCGCATCCACGACGCGAGGCAGATCTACGAGGCAGTCGCAAATGCCAAAACCGCGGGGCTAGAAAATATAAACGTCGATCTCATCTACGGTACGAAGCTAGACACCAAAAAACGACTCGAGCAAGAGGCGCAAAATATCCGAAATTTAGGCGTTTCACACGTGTCGGCGTACTCGCTAACGCTTGAAGAAAATACGCCCTTTGCCAGCAAGATAAACTACGCAAAAGATAGTCCGAGGCTAGCTAAATTTATGATAGATCGCATCGAAGAAACCGGACTAAAACAGTACGAAATTTCAAATTTCGGCCAAATTTGCAAGCATAATCTTGGCTACTGGCAGGCCAAATTCTACCTTGCCCTGGGCGCTTACGCAGTCGGATTTTGGCTGGTTCATCGCTTTTATAACGCTTCAAATTTAAACGCTTACGTAAAAAATCCGCACGCTAAGAAAATCGAAAATTTAAGCGCGGACGAGCTAAATTTAGAGCGGATATTTTTAGGCGCCAGAAGCATCGTCGGTATAGAGCAAAGTAGCCTAAACGCCGAGCAAGAGCAAAGAGCGCAACTGCTAAAAAATAGCGGAAAATTAAAATTTAAAAACGGGCGATATTACGCCAAAAATTTCCTCACCGCGGATGAAATTTCTTTATTTATCGCGGGCTGA
- the tatB gene encoding Sec-independent protein translocase protein TatB translates to MFGMSLPEIIVIAVIAVLFLGPDKLPSAMVEIAKFFKTVKKTVNDAKSSFDQEIKIQELKEDAKKYKESIAKTTETVRKKLTFEELDELKKGVNDVTSGITDGLNDVKKSVEAVKNPGEAVKNAVLGDNEKKEA, encoded by the coding sequence ATGTTTGGCATGAGCTTACCCGAGATCATCGTCATAGCCGTCATCGCGGTGCTATTTTTGGGGCCTGATAAGCTTCCTAGCGCGATGGTAGAGATAGCGAAATTTTTTAAAACCGTCAAAAAAACGGTCAACGACGCAAAAAGCAGCTTCGATCAAGAGATAAAAATCCAAGAACTCAAAGAGGACGCGAAAAAATATAAAGAAAGCATCGCAAAAACAACTGAAACGGTGCGAAAAAAGCTTACCTTTGAGGAGCTCGACGAGCTAAAAAAGGGCGTAAACGACGTCACTAGCGGCATCACAGACGGTCTAAACGACGTAAAAAAGAGCGTCGAAGCGGTCAAAAACCCGGGCGAAGCCGTCAAAAACGCCGTGCTGGGCGATAACGAGAAAAAAGAGGCGTAA